The Zeugodacus cucurbitae isolate PBARC_wt_2022May chromosome 4, idZeuCucr1.2, whole genome shotgun sequence genome includes the window CACCAACTTCCATAGCTTCAGTTATTTCATCACCATACAACTTTTTGTGGAAAGCTTCAAATGGTACAACTTCGATTATTTCTGCTGTACCGACCAGTTCAGTTGTGCCAGGCTTAAAACGATAATCACcctgtattaaattaaatttaaatattcagttCAACTCCTTATGAAATATATAGCATATCTTTGCAAATTTGCTCACATGTCTTTTGCCCTTCAAGTTGGCCAGTTCATAGTTGCGCAAATAATCGACAGAATCTTTGCGTATAACGCATAAATCAATATTGGAACCGGAACCTAAATCATTGAAGACACCAGCCGCAATACCATCACGTACAAGTAATTTACCCTCTTCTTCTGTCATATCGGGCTTCCAACGTGACTCGAACACCGACATTGCCGCCAAACTGCCCGAACCCATTGTGGCATAGGGTAGTTTATCGGTTGAACCATGTGGATGTATACAGTAAATGTATGAGCCAGTCTTGTCAACACCGCCAAGTACTAGTGCAGCGCTAATGTGACCCTgataacggaataaaaattgtttcaacaaTGTGTTGGCTGCCACAACGGGTACTTGACGGCCTGTATTTAAGCGGTGCATTTCCAATTGTGAAGCAATCAGATCGGTAGTCATTTCCGTATCGGCAGCAGTACCAGCACCACAGCAGCtttagaatttttgtaaataaattatatggttaaatttagtttatataaaatatgtaattacaGCAATAAGCGCTTGTAAAATTACTCACTACATATTCTtagcaagatagtgaattttggaGCAATTTTTATCCGACACAATTGGTCCTTCGGTGGCTCGTGTATCTGCGCCTAGAATTACGCCGTCCTTGTATATGATACCAGCAATTGTGGTGCCGGTTTTTACCGTCTTTGGCTGTTGGAAACCGGAGCCAAGCAGCATGTCatttctattaaaataaaaaaaaaaaacataagctTTAGGCGGTTTCTAcgcaaattgaaaacatttaccTTTTGCAGTTGTCAAAATTAAAACCACCTTTTGGCACATTGCGCACTTGTTCCATATTCATGTTGAAatcgttttattatattaaacgcACAAATAATTGCGAAATTAATCTGTAGAGAATTACAATAAATGTTTTAGCGAATAAAGATGACCAACAAAATTGTGACAGTCTTGTCGATGCTGCTTCTAAGTACAATTTGCCATTTACAATAGATCGAAAAGGTATTCACAATGGTTAACTATATGCACAACTCTTTAAGCAtgacatttttcttttaaaaacaagCGCTGagtttaaaaagaataaaacataaaaaaaatatatatatatctatttattaTTGCTTATACATATAACGTGCctatcataaatattttcaatggttaggaatattcataaaataatctCCTTATTTTAACTAGCTGGCCATATCCAAGCACGTTGAAATCAGCTGTTTAATAAACTATTTGATTTGATAACATTTTTTCTGTCGTCtgtcgaaaaattaaaataaattaattctaaagttaaaagaaaattgtattgaattttCTAGTAATGGCCGGCAATAAAATGCGCTTTCTAGCAGTATTAAATACATTGCAACGCTTTAATAGCTTGTCAAATATACGTGAGTTTTTCTTTACTGATAATACTAGTGTTATCTAAAAAGTGAGAACAACCTATGCAGTTGATCAGGACACATTTTGTTtgattacatatacattttgaaAAGCAAAACTAATTCATATTCTCCATTCTAGGTACTTATGCTACACGTAAGGAAATTGTCAATCCTGCATTAGCTAAACGCAATGAATTGTTCACGCAAGAGCAACGCCGGCAAAAAGAAGCTGTTGGTAGAGTAGAAAAAATAGAAGTGCGTTATTTAGGTCTACCCGAAGATGTCACATTAGCTATGAACGCCTATTTGTCTACGCCTTACAATTGTGCGCAGCATTTAAGTGACGGCCATTGCAAACGTTCTGCACTAGCGCTGAAAGATGGTAATGTGCCATGGGATATGCACCGGCCGCTAACAGAATCTTGTACAATACAGTTGCTCAATTTTACCGTAGCTGAtccacatttaataaataagtaagctattaatataatatttagttgctaattaatttttacatattttacggtttgttaaatttcttttttacagAGCTTTCTGGCGTACATGCAGCTTTATGTTGGGTGCCGCACTGGAAAACTGCTTTTCGGATGCAGCACATTTACAATTACATAGTTTCCCTGGCCCAAATAGTAATTATATGACAGCATAATATTTGAAATGGCCTATTAATATTTTACCTCAAAATATTGCAGTAAAATCTGGTAGTTTTGTTTACGACATCGTATTACAAGCGCAATCGTGGCAACCCAGTAAAACCGAGCTGCGTGCGCTCTCCGCCCAGATGATTAAATTAGCCGCACAAGATTTGAAAATCGAACGTCTCGATGTAAATAACGAATTGGCGCTGGAAATGTTTGCCGATTCGCGTTATAAACGCGAACAGCTGCCCAGCATTGCACAACAGAATCAGGGACGTGTCACACTCTATCGCATGGGCACACATATAGATATCTCACGTGGTCCAATGGTGGCCTCAACACGTTTCCTTGGCAAATGCACCGTGGCAGCGGCACACAAGATTGCCAATGAGGGCGACAAGGATGCGCTGTATCGTGTACAAGGTGTTGGTTTGCCAGCTGGCTTTACATTGGATCATGTCACGTATGGCACTTTGGAGGAACGCGCTAGGAAATTGGTAAGCAAacgatttgtttttaattatttgaagtCGTATCTATGTATTTTGGttatatatttgctattttagaATCCTGCGCGTTTGCCCAATGAGCCATTTGAAGAAGCACACCAACAGATCGCATGAATATCATGAATTGCGTTATTTAGTTAAAAaggaaatgtttttgttttactttaattgtaataaataattaaactaaaatacagttgttattttatatactctcacaacaaagttgctaagagagtattatagttttgttcacataacggttgcttgtaagtcataaaattaaacgagtaagatatagggttatatatgtacatatataaaaattatcatgaagatacaagcgataacttgagtaaaattggagatatcttaataaaatttggtgCACATATTTCTTGGGATCCTGGCAGGGTTGTTATTGAAAATGGTTCAAAGAAATCTGAccattgccacgtccacaacatggagaaaaccgaaaataacCTATGCCaaaaataatgttatgaaaatagtatttgGTGGAtcacggaataaaactttaaaaaactGTATTCGAGCTTTTCAGTGcgcctgatatcgaacatgaagaactgtaccaaaaatggtttaaatcgggtcataacttcccccagctccaatatacctaattttggattttttcacaaataggGTGagcttaataccttataaatcggtgagatatcttagccaaattaagtgagcttatagtcttggatatagtggttgttgttgtagcggttacccaAGTCTGCCTAAACCGACAAGCCTAgtctaattgtcatcgaagtcatctaacggtaggcccaggaaacgagctgtttcgatggggtcggaccaaagggaaagggtgTCTCTAGtgtcactctagtttcgcgaggcaactcgagctcgtTGTCTGCCGCGGTGGGTGTTGTttctccaagtacgccattcacgggGCGTCAATGAAGGTGTGCTTGTCTATAGTTTGTCACGTCCGAAGTCCTGTCGGTATAGTCTTTTAAGTCGTCGACATATTTTAGGCAGGTACTCTTGATGGCTATGGAAGGCGGCTCGGCTTCCAGCAGTTAACTGCAGGGATGATTTCTGCGAATGCATCCCAACAGAAACTGTTGGGTAAGTCTTGGCGGGCCTCATTGTGGAGGTGCTCGACCGGCGACATCAAGTTGCAACCTGTGGCTGTTCGGAAAGCGGTATTTTGACCATCTGCGTcctactgcatccaggcgaccatatcGGGGCTGCATAACTAAGGATCGGCCGGCCGATTGCCTGGTAAGTTGCCAacaacgtttctttgtctttaCCCCTGATGCtgccggctagcgacttgaggattttgttgcggctctgtacctTGGTTACAATCGCGGTCGTGTGGGGAGTGAAGGAGTATAGGCTATCcaatgtaacacccaaaattttgggattaTTAACTGCCCGAATTTTAATGACATCGACTGAAATAGTCAGGTCTAGactgtactccttcgtccaattAGTGAATAAGGTCGCTGTGGATTTGGAAGGGGAGAGTGTTAGGCTCCTAGCAGTGAAGAAGCGAGAAAGGTCGAGGAGGTAGCTGTTTACTTTCGAATACATATCATCGATTCCATTGCCCGACGTCAATTTCGTACAGTCATCAGCGTAAGAGGTAACTGAGACTCCTTCTGGTGTTTGAGGGAGTTTCGAAATATAGAAGTTAAATAATTAGGGGGATAGGACACCACCCTGCGGTACCCCTTGTTTAATTCTTCTTAACTTGGATATTTGCCTTCGAAATATTACGCTTGACTGACGACCGCACAGGTAATTAATGGTACACCTCTTCAGCACTAGAGGGAGCGGAGATTGTTCGATATCTTCTAGTAGCGTTGTGTGATTGACTActgtgtcaaaagcttttgacaagtCAAGCGCTACTAGAACCGTCCTCTTACAGCGAGTCTTTTGATTTAGACCATTAGTTATCTGGgcgtttatgacgctaagtgcTGTGGTGGTACTATGTACTTTACGGAAACCATGTGATGAGTGAAGGTGGTGAATGAAGGTCGGGAGTAACAAGTCTTCAAGTGTCTTTACTACTGGTGAAAGGAGAGTCATCGGACGATAAGACTCCCCTTGGGCGGCTGGTTTCCCTGGTTTTAGTAGTGAGACCACACTTCCGGTTTTCCACGAATCGGGTATGTTAAGAGTGGTCATAGACAGATTGAGAACCTTGGTGAAGTAGTTTACTCCCGCCGAGCCAAGGTGTTTAAGCATCAGCATATTTATACCGCCTGAGCCAATGGATTTGGACGATTTGGACTTTTTAATGACATCTGTAACCTCGCCGCTGGTGAAGGTAAGTGGTGCGCAATCTTTTGGCATTTTCTCATCCACCGAAGGGTGCAGTGTAAATTGTCGGCTAAAATTGCTCGCGCATTTTTTCGGGTCTGAGGAGGCATGACCAgcgaattgaatttcaactcgGTCATCATGCCTTCTCGGGTTGGATGGGGATTTGACAGTAGTCCATAGCTTACCCAAACCAGTGGAAAGATTACAAGATTTCAGGTGCTCTGCCCGTTTCGTCCGCTTATATTGATTTACCGTTCgtcgaatctccaaattgagATTCTTTATACGGGGATCACACGCATCGACACGGCGTAAGGCATCGCGCTCGTTGACTAAAACTGCTGCTTCAGCTGGGAAGTTGGGGTGGATATCCGCAACTTGGATATAGtttaccttggtggtgaaaatgagtgaaattggttcaggaattacctcagctctcatatactatataagttgattttcgttattctacaCACATGCTCGTAAAATTATGCATACACATTtcgtataattttaaaattttattttatcgttatttttaatttcttgaaTCGTTTCTAATTATACTTAACACTTAATTTATCTACAAtacatttaataatacttttaaacttaaaaacacataaaacatacttacttatatataaatttgtttaaaaagacACTACGAACAAGTggaggattttttttaaataattcaccTTTGACCTCCCAAGcaagcttttgttgtttttgcctttcattTGAACAACTTTGAGAGTTCATGTTCATTAACAGCTATGGCCAGCATAATAAAACCACCCAATAACATACCGCATATCTGTATGAGTGTACCCTTCAGCTTGCTCTTCGCATCGCCCGCATGCGCTTCCACCTCACTCATCGCCGGCACCAGATCGGCCAGCGCGATGTAGAGAAACGAACCGGCCGTGCAGGCATAAATCCATTGTGTCATATTGCCATGCGCACCGGCTATAAATAGGCCGATGGCCATGCCCAAGAAACTCAATACCGAACTGACAATATTCAAGTAGATGGCGCGTCGCAAGGAGACGCCCGTCTGCAGCAGCAGCGCGAAATCGCCCAGTTCATGTGGCAGCTCGTGGCAGAGTACGGCGAAGGCGGTCGCCATGCCCGTTACGGGATCGCTGGCAAAGGCGGCGCCAATGGCGAGACCATCGGTGAGATTGTGCAGTCCATCGCCGATGACGACCATGAAGGCGACTGGCGTGAGCGGACGATTTGGCGTCTTCTCATCCTTTTTCGTCTCGTTCAACATGATATTGATCTCTTTCGCTTCGCTATTGACGGGCGACACAATGTTGGCGTTGCTGTTGGAAGTACTGTCTGCAGCTTTCTCTGACGGCGCAAGCTCTGTGTGATGAGCATGTTTTGTATGATGCGCATGCGTATGTGCATGACTGCCATGCGCGTGACTGCCATGCACGTGTCCATGTCCATGCTTGTGACCGCCATGAGCGTGTCCATGTCCATGCCCACCAGCGCTGTCACCCCTCAACAATGGCAATATATGCTCTAGGCAGTACATAAAGATGCAGGTGAAGAATGCGCAGGCACAAATCCAAACGGCTTCATGTTCGTCATGCTCGCTTTCCACCGCATGCTCGTCATTATGTTTGTCCTCATGCTCGGGCACCAATGCGTGCGGCAGTAAATGCATTAAGGCATCGCCGGCCAGCGTGCCAATGGCAACGGCGACAAGGAATTTCAAAATCTCTTGATAGGCGATGGTTTTCATGAGCGGCACCAGCAATATGCCAAGCAGTCCGCAAGCGGAGAGTATGAATATCGAAACGCTGGCGTATATCCAAGCTGGCggttgtagaaaaaataaataaataatgttaaataacagtaaatagttTGAACTCACCATTCCACAGCGCCTGTTTGGGATCTTCGCCGTTCG containing:
- the LOC105209730 gene encoding 39S ribosomal protein L39, mitochondrial; this encodes MAGNKMRFLAVLNTLQRFNSLSNIRTYATRKEIVNPALAKRNELFTQEQRRQKEAVGRVEKIEVRYLGLPEDVTLAMNAYLSTPYNCAQHLSDGHCKRSALALKDGNVPWDMHRPLTESCTIQLLNFTVADPHLINKAFWRTCSFMLGAALENCFSDAAHLQLHSFPGPNIKSGSFVYDIVLQAQSWQPSKTELRALSAQMIKLAAQDLKIERLDVNNELALEMFADSRYKREQLPSIAQQNQGRVTLYRMGTHIDISRGPMVASTRFLGKCTVAAAHKIANEGDKDALYRVQGVGLPAGFTLDHVTYGTLEERARKLNPARLPNEPFEEAHQQIA
- the LOC105209712 gene encoding proteasome subunit beta type-7 — its product is MNMEQVRNVPKGGFNFDNCKRNDMLLGSGFQQPKTVKTGTTIAGIIYKDGVILGADTRATEGPIVSDKNCSKIHYLAKNMYCCGAGTAADTEMTTDLIASQLEMHRLNTGRQVPVVAANTLLKQFLFRYQGHISAALVLGGVDKTGSYIYCIHPHGSTDKLPYATMGSGSLAAMSVFESRWKPDMTEEEGKLLVRDGIAAGVFNDLGSGSNIDLCVIRKDSVDYLRNYELANLKGKRHGDYRFKPGTTELVGTAEIIEVVPFEAFHKKLYGDEITEAMEVGA
- the LOC105209739 gene encoding zinc transporter ZIP6; this encodes MASSALAHIFGLIFVCFLCGTIQQSHAATEYNRYLAHIFQKYGTGGTISFEGLEHLMYNLGLGQIEFEPEHTIDEHRPKGFKIDNEQLAAYFEQQSLKFLPTGEDIQVLTQRNAQGKVSDELDILIKEKEKGILLEFKEMHDPKHRHPRDSDASLDAAPSTANVCLSPKSMLRLVVDHNDLHKRKLYKTYTADDITKAHNSEDEYNEFINHVQLTPVAFMKLCPALLAQIDQHVCLRPAPLTNGEDPKQALWNAWIYASVSIFILSACGLLGILLVPLMKTIAYQEILKFLVAVAIGTLAGDALMHLLPHALVPEHEDKHNDEHAVESEHDEHEAVWICACAFFTCIFMYCLEHILPLLRGDSAGGHGHGHAHGGHKHGHGHVHGSHAHGSHAHTHAHHTKHAHHTELAPSEKAADSTSNSNANIVSPVNSEAKEINIMLNETKKDEKTPNRPLTPVAFMVVIGDGLHNLTDGLAIGAAFASDPVTGMATAFAVLCHELPHELGDFALLLQTGVSLRRAIYLNIVSSVLSFLGMAIGLFIAGAHGNMTQWIYACTAGSFLYIALADLVPAMSEVEAHAGDAKSKLKGTLIQICGMLLGGFIMLAIAVNEHELSKLFK